Below is a genomic region from Bradyrhizobium sp. 1(2017).
GCCGCCTGTTGAAGCGTGAGCAGCTTGCGCTTGTTGCTCACGCGAACCGGATCGTCGAATGCCGCCGACCAGGGCATGTCAGTCCGGCCGAGCGGCGAGGAGGGACATCACGGCGCGGTGCAGGTGCGATGACGTCTAGCCGGCCTTCTTCGCCCGCGCCGGCGCGCGCACCGGCTTGTCGGCCTTCTTCGGGGCTTCCTTCGGCGCCGTCTTCGCAGCAGCGTCCTTGCCGCCCTTGCCGGATATCGGCAGCAGCATCTCGCGCTGGCCCTCGACGCGCTTCTTCGGCTTCTTGCCCTTGACGCTCTCCTTGACGCTCTCCTTGGCGACCCTCGTCGCGGGCCCGGCGTCCTTCTCGTTGGCGATGCTCTTCTTCAGCGCGTCCATCAGGTTGATGACGTTGCCGCCGGTCTTCGGCGCGGCCTTGGCTGCGATCGGCATGCCGCTGCGCTTCTTGTTGATGAGATCGATCAGCGCGGTCTCGTAATGATCCTCGAACAGCTCGGGCTCGAATGCGCCGGATTTTTTCTCGACGATGTGCTTGGCGAGGTCGAGCATGTCCCTGGTCAGCTTCACGTCCTGGATGTCGTCGAAATACTCCGTCTCGCTGCGGACCTCGTAGGGGTAGCGCAGCAGCGTGCCCATCAGCCCGCTCTCGAGCGGCTCCAGCGCGATGATGTGCTCGCGGTTGGTCAGTACCACGCGGCCGATCGCGACCTTGTCCATGCTGCGGATGGTCTCGCGGATCACCGCATAGGCGTCGTGGCCGACCTTGCCGTCGGGCACGAGGTAATAGGGGCGGATCAGATAGCGGTTGTCGATGTCGGCCTTCGGTACGAACTCGTCGATCTCGATCGTGTGCGTGGAGTCGAGCGCGATGTCGTCGAGCTCGTCCTTGGTGACCTCGATATAGGTGTCGGTGTCGACCTTGTAGCCCTTGACGATGTCCTCGGACGTCACCTCGTCACCGGTCTCGGCGTCGACCTTGAGGTACTTGATCCGGTGGCCGGTCTTGCGGTTGATCTGGTTGAAGGAGACCTTCTCGGTATCCGAAGTGGCCGGATAGAGCGCGACCGGACAGGTCACGAGCGACAGACGCAAAAAACCCTTCCAATTGGCGCGGGGGGCCATGGGCTACTCCAAACGCAACGGGGACAGATGACGAGGATACCATCGGGGAACAACGAATCATAGCAAGCCGGGTTGCTGAATCTGGCAACTGCGTTAACCGCCCGCTGGGCCGGCCATTGTCGGCTGATCGGAGCGCAAATGCCGGAACATCATATTCATCCACGCGTTGGCTCGGGACACGGCTGCGAGGAGGTCGCGGCTATCCAAGCGACATCCAGAGATTGAGGGCATCATGGCAACCACGCGAGAGCAGCATCAGATCGTCGAAACTCCGACTGAGGCCCGTCAGGGCGAGCCCGGGCCGTCGGTGGCAGCGCTGCTCGCCATCTCGACCGGCCTTGCGATCCTGATCCTCGCCGTCATCTGGTTCGTGTTCTTCCGGACCTGACGGGTAGACCCGGACGCGCCAGATCTTCCTATTCGCCGCGTGACGCGGCACATTGCGCCCGCCATGCCGCCGGTTCGTCCGGCTGGAGTGGCGGGCGCAGTCGTACCGGCGGGTCGTATCCTATATGACCAAAAAGTAACGTCGGTGGGTTCCCTGCGTTCATATTCAGTTCACGCCGGAATTGCTCATCTCTGGCGCAAGATGCAGCCAATCTTTGGAGAGACGCGTGCGCCTGCTCGTTGTTGAGGACGACCCCGATCTCAATCGCCAGCTTACCAAGGCGCTGACCGACGCCGGTTATGTCGTCGATCGCGCCTTCGACGGCGAGGAGGGGCATTATCTTGGCGACAACGAACCTTACGACGCCGTGGTGCTCGACATCGGCCTGCCGAAGAAGGACGGCATCTCCGTGCTGGAGGCCTGGCGCCGCAACGGTCGCACGATGCCGGTGCTGATCCTCACCGCGCGCGATCGCTGGAGCGACAAGGTGCAGGGGTTCGATGCCGGCGCCGACGACTATGTCGCAAAGCCGTTCCATCTGGAGGAGGTGCTGGCACGCATCCGCGCGCTGCTGCGCCGCTCGACCGGCCACGCCCAGAGCGAGCTCAGCTGCGGTCCCGTCACCCTCGACACCAGGACCGGCCGGGTCAGCGTGTCAGGCAATCCCGTGAAGATGACCTCGCACGAATATCGGCTTCTGGCCTACCTGATGCACCATTCCGGGCGCGTGGTCTCCCGCACCGAGCTGGTCGAGCATCTCTACGACCAGGATTTCGACCGCGACTCCAACACCATCGAGGTCTTCGTCGGCCGCATCCGCAAGAAGCTCGACGTCGACATCATCCAGACCGTCCGCGGCCTCGGCTATCTCCTGACCCCGCCGGCGCCCGGCGGCTAAAGCGTCTTGACGGACGGCGCGACAGGGGCCTTGGTCCGGTCATGACCGACGTCCTGCCATTCCGCGCCTCCCGGGTTCATTCCGATGGCCGCTAGCTCGCTTGCGAACCGCCTGTTCCTGTCGGCGACCGCCTGGCTCGTGGTGATCCTGGCCATTACCGGTGTGGTGCTGTCGTCGGTCTACAAGGACGCCACCGAGCGTGCCTTCGACCGCCGGCTCAATCTCTATCTCCGCACGCTGATCGCCGAGGTCGCGACCCCAGACGAGCCGCCCGACCGCCAATTCCAGTCGCTCGGCGAGCCGCTGTTCGAGTTGCCGCTCTCTGGCTGGTACTGGCAGATCACGCGCACCGACACCGAGAAGCCGGAGGTGCGCTCCTCGCGCTCGCTATGGGACAAGAAGCTGCCGAAGCTGGAGGAGCAAGGGGCCGAACTCACCGCCGCCGGCATCCGGCTCGCCTACGTCGACGGTCCGGAAGGGCAGAACCTGCGCATGGTGGAGCGGCCGGTCGATCTCGGCGCCGACGGCAAGTTTCTCGTCAGCGTCGCCGGCGACGACACCGAGATTTTCGACGAGACGCGGAGCTTCGATTACTATCTCGGCGGCACGTTCACGGCGCTCGGCATCGTGCTGCTGCTGACGACCGTGTTCCAGGTCCGCTTTGGCCTCGCGCCGCTCAAGCGCATTTCGGAATCCATTGCCGATATCCGTTCCGGGCGGGCAGAGCGGCTCGAGGGCGAATTCCCGGTCGAGATCGCACCTCTGGCGCGTGAGACCAATGCGCTGATCGACGCCAATCGCGAGATCGTCGAACGGGCGCGCACCCATGTCGGCAATCTCGCCCA
It encodes:
- a CDS encoding response regulator transcription factor: MRLLVVEDDPDLNRQLTKALTDAGYVVDRAFDGEEGHYLGDNEPYDAVVLDIGLPKKDGISVLEAWRRNGRTMPVLILTARDRWSDKVQGFDAGADDYVAKPFHLEEVLARIRALLRRSTGHAQSELSCGPVTLDTRTGRVSVSGNPVKMTSHEYRLLAYLMHHSGRVVSRTELVEHLYDQDFDRDSNTIEVFVGRIRKKLDVDIIQTVRGLGYLLTPPAPGG
- a CDS encoding sensor histidine kinase; protein product: MAASSLANRLFLSATAWLVVILAITGVVLSSVYKDATERAFDRRLNLYLRTLIAEVATPDEPPDRQFQSLGEPLFELPLSGWYWQITRTDTEKPEVRSSRSLWDKKLPKLEEQGAELTAAGIRLAYVDGPEGQNLRMVERPVDLGADGKFLVSVAGDDTEIFDETRSFDYYLGGTFTALGIVLLLTTVFQVRFGLAPLKRISESIADIRSGRAERLEGEFPVEIAPLARETNALIDANREIVERARTHVGNLAHAIKTPLSVIVNEAGTHAADPFAAKVMEQADVMRDQVAHHLERARIAARVSVVATVTEVAPAIEALRRTMEKIHRDRGIVVEAKADPAAKFRGERQDLEEMVGNLVDNACKWAASRVFIEVRVEAPHQTGAGPRLRIIVDDDGRGLSEAERAQVSRRGQRLDESKPGSGLGLSIVTDLAALYGGSLSLGGAPTGGLRAELVLPGL
- a CDS encoding Ku protein, yielding MAPRANWKGFLRLSLVTCPVALYPATSDTEKVSFNQINRKTGHRIKYLKVDAETGDEVTSEDIVKGYKVDTDTYIEVTKDELDDIALDSTHTIEIDEFVPKADIDNRYLIRPYYLVPDGKVGHDAYAVIRETIRSMDKVAIGRVVLTNREHIIALEPLESGLMGTLLRYPYEVRSETEYFDDIQDVKLTRDMLDLAKHIVEKKSGAFEPELFEDHYETALIDLINKKRSGMPIAAKAAPKTGGNVINLMDALKKSIANEKDAGPATRVAKESVKESVKGKKPKKRVEGQREMLLPISGKGGKDAAAKTAPKEAPKKADKPVRAPARAKKAG